A single genomic interval of Thermoanaerobaculia bacterium harbors:
- the hutU gene encoding urocanate hydratase, whose translation MTAVHPAVRAARGTALRAKSWLTEAPLRMIENNLDPEVAEKPDELIVYGGSGKAARDWECFDAITRTLKRLETDETLLVQSGKPVGVFRTHPNAPRVLIVNSMLVPAWATGDEFRRLEGLGLTMYGQMTAGSWIYIGSQGIVQGTFETLAEAGRQHFGGNLAGRLFVSAGLGGMGGAQPLAATMNGATALLAEVDPGRIEKRIRTRYLDASIADLDAAIDRALAERDAKRAVSIGVEANAVDLLERLLARGIVPDLLTDQTSAHDELTGYVPHGMPYAEALRLRDADPAEYIRRAKASMAAHVRAMLALRERGAVTFDYGNNLRGQARSAGVANAFDFPGFVPAYIRPLFCEGNGPFRWAALSGDPEDIRTTDRALLELFPENATLRRWLTLAEERIAFQGLPARICWLGYRERDRAGVLFNELVRTGRVKAPIVIGRDHLDAGSVASPNRETEGMRDGSDAIADWPILNALLNAVSGATWVSVHHGGGVGIGYSIHAGMVVVADGTPEAEERLRRVLTNDPGTGVMRHADAGYEKAIETARRRGLDLPMSRE comes from the coding sequence ATGACCGCCGTTCATCCGGCCGTGCGCGCGGCTCGCGGCACCGCGCTGCGGGCGAAATCCTGGCTGACCGAGGCGCCGCTCCGGATGATCGAGAACAATCTCGATCCCGAGGTCGCCGAGAAGCCGGACGAACTGATCGTGTACGGAGGGTCGGGCAAGGCGGCGCGCGACTGGGAATGTTTCGACGCGATCACCCGGACTCTCAAGCGCCTCGAGACCGACGAGACGCTCCTCGTTCAGTCGGGAAAGCCGGTCGGCGTCTTCCGCACCCACCCGAACGCCCCGCGCGTCCTGATCGTCAATTCGATGCTCGTCCCGGCCTGGGCGACGGGAGACGAGTTCCGCCGGCTCGAAGGCCTCGGCCTGACGATGTACGGCCAGATGACGGCGGGGTCGTGGATCTACATCGGCTCGCAGGGAATCGTGCAGGGGACTTTCGAGACGCTCGCGGAAGCGGGGCGGCAGCATTTCGGGGGCAACCTCGCGGGCCGCCTGTTCGTTTCCGCGGGGCTCGGCGGGATGGGCGGCGCCCAGCCGCTCGCCGCGACGATGAACGGGGCGACGGCCCTCCTCGCGGAGGTCGATCCGGGGCGGATCGAAAAACGGATCCGGACCCGGTATCTCGACGCGTCGATCGCCGACCTGGACGCCGCGATCGATCGCGCCCTCGCCGAACGGGACGCGAAGCGCGCCGTGTCGATCGGCGTCGAGGCGAACGCCGTCGACCTGCTCGAACGTCTGCTCGCTCGCGGAATCGTTCCGGATCTCCTGACGGACCAGACTTCCGCGCACGACGAACTGACGGGTTACGTGCCGCACGGAATGCCGTACGCGGAGGCGCTGCGCCTTCGCGACGCGGACCCGGCGGAGTACATCCGCCGCGCGAAGGCTTCGATGGCCGCGCACGTCCGGGCGATGCTCGCCCTCCGGGAGAGAGGCGCCGTCACGTTCGACTACGGCAACAATCTCCGGGGCCAGGCCAGGAGCGCCGGTGTCGCGAACGCCTTCGACTTTCCCGGATTCGTGCCGGCGTACATCCGGCCGCTCTTCTGCGAAGGCAACGGCCCGTTCCGCTGGGCCGCGCTGTCGGGGGATCCCGAGGACATCCGGACGACCGACCGCGCGCTCCTCGAGCTCTTCCCGGAGAATGCGACGCTTCGCCGCTGGCTGACTCTCGCCGAGGAGAGGATCGCCTTCCAGGGTCTGCCCGCGAGGATCTGCTGGCTCGGGTACCGCGAGCGGGATCGGGCGGGCGTCCTGTTCAACGAGCTCGTCCGGACGGGCCGGGTGAAGGCGCCGATCGTGATCGGGCGCGATCACCTCGACGCGGGCTCCGTCGCCTCGCCGAACCGGGAAACCGAGGGGATGCGGGACGGCTCCGACGCGATCGCCGACTGGCCGATCCTGAACGCTCTCCTGAACGCGGTTTCGGGCGCGACCTGGGTCTCGGTCCACCACGGAGGCGGCGTCGGGATCGGCTACTCGATCCACGCGGGCATGGTCGTCGTCGCCGACGGGACTCCCGAGGCCGAGGAACGGTTGCGCCGCGTCCTGACCAACGATCCGGGAACCGGCGTCATGCGGCATGCCGATGCGGGGTACGAGAAGGCGATCGAGACCGCTCGGCGGCGCGGACTGGATCTGCCGATGTCGCGCGAGTGA